In the genome of Streptomyces aquilus, the window TCCGGTCTGCTTCGGCGGTCGGAGGCGTGACCCCGAGGAGCCCTGCTCCGTTCACCTGAGTGGCGGAACGCGTGGACGGACCTGCCGCCGCAGCCCCGTTCACAGTCCCGCCACGGTTCAGAATCCCGCCCCGCCGATGCCGCACCCGCCCGAGGCGCACCGAGCGCAGAAGTGGCCGCCCATGTATCAGCCGACTCCGCCCTCCACCGCCGATGATCAACGCTCTGCCTCGGACTCGACGGCCTTACGGCAGCCGGACCCGGTCGTAAAGTCCAGCCCGCCGTCCACTGCGACGTCAGACCGGCCACATCCGTTGGGTCCGCCGATGACAGACCGGTTGCATCTCCCAAGCTCGGCGGCGTCAGACTCGGTCCGTCCCGCAAGCCCGTCGATGTCGGACCGGCCACACCCCTCAAGTCCACTGACGTCGGATCGGCCACACCCCTCAAGTCCACTGACGTCGGATCGGCCACACCCCTCTAGTCCACCGATGGCAGACCGGCCGCACCCCCCGAGCCCGTCGATGTCGGACCGGCCGCATCCCGCAAGCCCGGCGGCGTCAGACCGGCACAAGCCCCCTGCCCCCGGGCCAACCCGCACCACGGGGCCGACACCTCGTGTCTCGGTCTCACCGGCCCCCGGTGCCCAGTTCCCGCCGCCCCGTCGTCCCGCCGATCTGCCATCCACCCACACCACCCTGATCTGCGTCGCCCTCCCGGGCCTCGCCATCTCCACGGAGCAGGGGCAGCTGACGGGGCGCGGGCTGGAGGGGTTCTACCGGGCTGGTCGGCGTGTGTTATCGCGCTGTCAGGTTCGCGTGGCCGGGCGTGAACCGCTGCCGGTGCAGGCGCGGATGACCTCGGCCGACAGCGCGCGGTTCCTGGGCACCGTCCGCACCTCTCCGCATGTGGGCCCGGACCCGGATGTGCTCGTCGAGCGCATCCGGCACGCTGACGGTACGGAGCGGATCACCCTGCACAGCGCGGCCGTTCGTCCCCTGCGGCTGCCGGTCGAGGTGGCCCTCGGCACGGACCTGGCCGATCTGGGTGCCATCGCGGCCGGTGGCCCGGGGCCCGAACTGCCCGCGAGCGTCCATGACTCCGGTCTGCGCTGGTCGTCGCCCCTCGGGAACGCGTCGGTCACGGCAGACCCGCCGCCCGCCGACGCGCTGGCCTCGGCCGGACTGCTGCGCTGGGAGTTGGTCATGCCGCCGGGCGGCAGCGCGAGCGTCGAGCTGCGGGTCCACCCCGACCGCGCGGGACCCGTTCGGGCCGTGGGCCGGGCGGCGACGAGCCCTCTCGCCCCCGCCCGTGCGATGGGCGACGACCACAGGGCCCAGCACCTCATGCGGACGAGCATCGAGGATCTTCAGGCCCTACTGTTGCGCGACCCCGCACACCCCGCCGACACCCACCTCGCCGCCGGCGCGCCCTGGCGCTGCGGCCTGTCCCCGGCCGACGCGCTCGCCGCCGCCCGCATGACCCTGCCGCTCGGCACCCGTCTCGCCGCAGGCACCCTGCGCACCCTCGCTCGCACCCAGCTCCAGAGCTCGGGCCCGCAGTCCGGCATGATCCCTGGGCCCAGACGCGACGCGGGCACGCATCTGCCACCAAGCTGCACGGGCACGGAGGCCACGCTGCTCTTCCCGGTGTTGCTGGCCGAAGCCCGACGCTGGGGCCTGTCCGAGGTCGAGACGGAAGAGTTCCTGCCCGCCGCCGAACGCTGTCTGACCTGGCTGCGGAACACCGTCGGCGACGCTCTCTACCTGTGCGATCCACAGCCCGGCGGGCCCCAGCGCTGCGAGACGCAGGCACACGCCCATCGCGCGGCCCTGCTCGGCGCCGATCTGCTGGACACCTGCGGCAGACCGGGTGGTGCCGCGCTGCGGCACTGGGCGCAGCAGCTGCGGGCCGCCTTCCGGGAGGACTTCTGGATCGACGACCTGGGCGGCGGCCGACCCGCGGCAGCCCGTGCCCCGGACGGCCGTCCCGTCCCGCACCTCGGCGCGGCGGCCGCCCACCTCCTCGACACCGGTCTGCTGGGCGGCGGTGAGCTGGCCTCCGGGCTGCTCGACAAGGTGCAGACCGAACAGCTCGCCCGACTGCTCGGCGGGCCCGCCATGGACTCGGGCTGGGGGCTGCGCGGGCTGGGTGCGAAAGAGGCGGGGTACAACCCGTTCGGCCACCGCGGGGGCGCCGTCAGAACGCAGGAGACAGCGGTCGCCGTCGCGGGCCTGGCCGCCGCCGGGTACGAGAAACAGGCGGCGTCACTCCTCCGGGGCACGCTGGCGGCGGCCGAGGCCTTCGGCCACCGGCTGCCCGAGATGTACGCGGGGGAGCAGCGCACCGACGGGAGCGCACCCGTCCCGCACCCGGCGGCCTGCCGGCCCGCGGCCACGGCGGCGGCCGCGGGGGTGATGCTGCTGACCACACTCGCGGGCATCCGCCCCGACGCCCCGGCAGGGACGGTGACTCTGCGTCCGGTGCGCGGTGCGCCGCTGGGAGAGATCGTCCTGACCGGGCTGCGGATCGCGGGTGCCCCGTTCTCCGTACGGGTCAGCCGCCTCGGTCTGGCCATGGTCGAAGAGGCGGCCGACGGACTGCAACTGGGGGTGTGACCTCGTACGACACGCAGCTGCGGGCAAGTCGGGAGCGGGCGAGGAGCACATGGCGGACGGAAGTGGATCAGCCACCGGTGAGGCCGACGAAGGGAGTGTTTATCGTCAAGCAGACGACTATGATCGCCGCATGCCCTACGACCCGTCAGCCTTTCCGCCCTTCGCCGTCACCGTGGACCTGGTCGTGCTGACCGTGCGCCGTCATGCTCTGTGCGCGCTGGCGGTGCGCAGGGGCGAACCGCCCTTCCAGGGGCGCTGGGCGCTTCCCGGCGGTTTCGTACGGGCCGACGAGGACCTGTCGCAGGCGGCGGCCCGCGAACTCACCGAGGAGACGGGGCTGCGCGCTCACGACCCGGCCGCCCCGGCGCAGGACAACGGCGCCCACCTGGAGCAGCTCGCGACCTACGGCGACCCCAAGCGGGACCCTCGGATGCGGGTGGTCAGTGTCGCGCACCTGGCGCTCGCCCCCGACCTGCCCGCACCCCGGGCGGGCGGCGACGCCAGCAACGCGCGCTGGGCGCCGGTCGAGGAACTGCTCCAGCAAGGGGGCTACGGCCGGGACGGCGAACCGGTCGCGCCGCTCGCCTTCGACCACGCGCAGATCCTGTCCGACGGTGTGGAACGCGCCCGTTCCAAGATCGAGTACTCGTCGCTGGCCACGGCGTTCTGCCCCACCGAGTTCACCGTGGGAGAGCTGCGCCGCGTCTACGAAGCGGTGTGGGGCGTGGCGCTGGACCCGCGCAACTTCCACCGCAAGGTGACGGG includes:
- a CDS encoding glycogen debranching N-terminal domain-containing protein encodes the protein MCVALPGLAISTEQGQLTGRGLEGFYRAGRRVLSRCQVRVAGREPLPVQARMTSADSARFLGTVRTSPHVGPDPDVLVERIRHADGTERITLHSAAVRPLRLPVEVALGTDLADLGAIAAGGPGPELPASVHDSGLRWSSPLGNASVTADPPPADALASAGLLRWELVMPPGGSASVELRVHPDRAGPVRAVGRAATSPLAPARAMGDDHRAQHLMRTSIEDLQALLLRDPAHPADTHLAAGAPWRCGLSPADALAAARMTLPLGTRLAAGTLRTLARTQLQSSGPQSGMIPGPRRDAGTHLPPSCTGTEATLLFPVLLAEARRWGLSEVETEEFLPAAERCLTWLRNTVGDALYLCDPQPGGPQRCETQAHAHRAALLGADLLDTCGRPGGAALRHWAQQLRAAFREDFWIDDLGGGRPAAARAPDGRPVPHLGAAAAHLLDTGLLGGGELASGLLDKVQTEQLARLLGGPAMDSGWGLRGLGAKEAGYNPFGHRGGAVRTQETAVAVAGLAAAGYEKQAASLLRGTLAAAEAFGHRLPEMYAGEQRTDGSAPVPHPAACRPAATAAAAGVMLLTTLAGIRPDAPAGTVTLRPVRGAPLGEIVLTGLRIAGAPFSVRVSRLGLAMVEEAADGLQLGV
- a CDS encoding NUDIX hydrolase, with translation MPYDPSAFPPFAVTVDLVVLTVRRHALCALAVRRGEPPFQGRWALPGGFVRADEDLSQAAARELTEETGLRAHDPAAPAQDNGAHLEQLATYGDPKRDPRMRVVSVAHLALAPDLPAPRAGGDASNARWAPVEELLQQGGYGRDGEPVAPLAFDHAQILSDGVERARSKIEYSSLATAFCPTEFTVGELRRVYEAVWGVALDPRNFHRKVTGTPGFLVPTGGTTTRQGGRPAQLFRAGGATLLNPPMLRPEV